The genomic interval CGAGCGATGAGATCTATCACATCCTCGCGCGTCGCGTCGCGCGCACGCTCAAGCTGTCGCGCTGTTCGGTGATCTTGGCCAAGCCCGGCGATACCGTGGGTGTGGTCGCGACGGCGTTCGACAATCCGTCGTTGCGCAACTTTGAGATTCATCTCGACCGATACCCCGAAATCATGGCGGCGCTGGCGCACGGGACGCCCGTGTTGGTGGAGGACGTGCAGAGTAATCCGCTGTACGTCGATATCCGCCGTGAGTGGGCGAGTAACGGCACGCAGGTGCCGGTGCGCTCGGTTATTGCATTGCCGTTTACGATCGGCACCGTACAGGCGGGCGTCTTCTTCCTGCGCCGCATGGTAGACGAGGAACCGCTGACGAAGGAAGACGTCGCCTTTGCGGATTCGGTGATCAAAGCCGCCGTCGCCGCGATTCACCGCGCACAGTTGATTGAAACAACCAAGGCCGACAATGCGCGGCTCGAGGTGTTAGCGCATACCGATCCGCTCACCCAAGTGCTGAATCGTCGCGCGCTGACGGCGCGCTTGGCGGCGGAGCTCGAGCGTGCTCGGCGCTACGACTCGTCGGTCTCGTTACTCATGGTGGACCTGGACCACTTCAAGCGTATCAACGACACGCTCGGTCATTTGGCGGGCGATGACATGTTGCGCGAGATCGCGGCGATGTTGCAGGAGTCCATTCGCAGTGTGGACGTCGTGGCGCGCTACGGCGGCGAGGAATTCGTGGTGGTCCTCCCCGAGACCAATGCGGCCGGCGCGGTCGCGTTTGCCGAGCGCCTGCGCGAACGCATTGCGTCGATGATCTTCGCCGAGGCGTATGGTGGCGCTCGCGTGACGGTCAGCATCGGCGTGGCGGCATACACCGCGCCGGGCGTTCCGTCGATCGACGCGTTGTTTGGTCTTGCCGATGAAGCGTTGTACCGCGCGAAGGCCGATGGGCGGAACAAGGTGTGCCAATGAGCACGCGGTGCCCGGCGTGCGGCACCTTGTATGGCGGCGAGGCGAAGTTCTGCACCAAAGATGGCACGCGGCTCATACCGTTTGGTCCACCGCCCGTGGCGCCGCCGACCGCCGCTCCAGGTGCTGATGCGCGTGTGACGGCGCCTCGCGCGCCAACACCGGAGATCGGCCAGCGGCCGGTGCTGACGCACGCGAATCTCGCGGGGCAGGTGCTCGAGGGTCGCTACCGCATTGTCAAGAAAATTGGCGAGGGCGGTATGTCGTATGTGTATCTCGCCCATGACGTGAGCACCAACGAACGCTACGCGATCAAAGTGCTGTCGCCCGCGCTCTCGACCGATGAAAATGCCATGGCGCGCCTGCGACGTGAGGCGGCGCTTGGGATTCGGTTGGCGCACCCCAACGTGTGCCACATCGTGCGAATGGGCGAGACCGAAGATCGGCTGGTGTATGTCGTGATGCCGTTCGTGGAAGGCGAGATCCTCGCCGACCGCAACAACCGGATCGGCTTGCTGCCGTTACCCATGGTGGTGACGTTCATCTCGCAGATTGCCAGCGGCCTGCAGGTGGCGCATGAGCTCAAGATCATTCATCGCGATCTCAAGCCAGAGAACATCATGGTGTGTACGCGCGCTGACGGCACGGAGTACGCCGTGGTGATGGACTTCGGGCTCGCCAAGGAACGCAAAGCCGGGGGCGAACTCGAGAAACTCACGGCCACTGGAATCATTCTTGGCACACCGGAGTTTATGAGTCCTGAGCAGCTGCGCGGCAAGCCACTCGACGCACGCACGGACATCTACTCGCTCGCGCTGATGACGTACGAAATGCTCACGGGCAAGCTGCCCTTTGAGGGACGCACGCAACAGGAGATGATGATCGCGCGCTTGCGCAACGATCCGATTCCGCTCCGCGAGCGCCGTCCGGGCATGGATTTCCCCGACGCGGTGGAACGGGTGCTCCTTAAGGGTATGGCTCGGAATGCCGATGATCGGTACGCGCGGAGCGTGGAGTTTGCCGAGGCGCTCGAGGCTGCCGCCAACGGCGGGGTTGGCGTGCTCGATCGGCTGTTCGGCCGATGAGACACATGATGACGCGGCCGCCAGCGGTGATACGCGCGCTTTTCGGTGCGCTCGTGATGGCGTGGAGTGCACCGGTGGCAGCACAGCAGCGGGCCTTCGACGTGCTCGACTACAACATCACGCTCGATTTACCCGATGCGGGCAAGACCATTGACGGCGTGGCCGTGCTGTCCGTGCGGCGCGTGCTGCGGGCCGACACACTCGTGCTCGACTTGCTCGATCTCCGCGTGCGCACAGTGCGGGTCGGTGCGGCGTCGGTTGCTTTTGTGCAGACCGAAGGCCACGTACGCATTCCGCTGAGCGGCGCCGTCGGGGACACACTGCTCGTGACGGTCTCGTACAGCGGCGTGCCGGTCGACGGCTTGATCATTGGTACCGATAGTGCAGGACGCTGGATGGCCTTTGGCGACAACTGGCCGAATCGCGCGCGCCACTGGATTCCGTCGGTCGATCATCCGTCGGACAAAGCGACGGTCACCTGGACGGTGCGCGCTCCGTCCGCGTTGCGCGTGGTGGCCAACGGACAGCTCCTCGAAGAAACGCCGCTGCCGCAGCCGCGCGATCCCGACGGGTCGTCGGGTCGATCGATGGCACGCACGCTCACGCGGTGGCGCGAAGCACAGCCGATTGCCACGTACCTGATGGTGATCGCGGCGGCACCGCTGGCCCGCTACGATCTGGGCCCCACGGCATGCGGCCTCGCTGAGATCGGTGGTTGCGTGCCCCAAAGCGTGTACGTGGCTCCGGAGCAACGCGCCATTCTGCCGGGTGAGTTTGCTCGCGCCGGCGATATTGTGACGTACTTCGGTCGGCTGGTGGGTCCGTTTGGCTACGAGAAACTCGCGCATCTCCAGAGTAGCACGCGGTTCGGCGGCATGGAGAACGCGAGTGCCATCTTCTATGCTGATGCCATCTTCCGCCGCCGCGGCGCCGACGTGGGACTCATTGCACACGAGACCGCGCATCAGTGGTTCGGCGACCTCGTGACGGAGCGCGAGTGGGCGCACGTCTGGCTCTCCGAAGGATTCGCCACGTATTTCGCGGCGCTGTACCGCGGGCATGCGTTTGGTGACTCCGCGCGGGTCGGCGATATGCGCCGGACGCGTGCGGAGATCGTTGCCGCGCCCGAAGTGGTCGTCCGTCCAGTGATCGACACCGCGCAAACCGATCTCTTGGCGTTGCTCAACACCAACAGCTACCAAAAGGGCGGCTGGGTGCTGCACATGTTGCGCGGTATCGTCGGCGACAGTGCCTTCTTTGGCGGCATTCGTGACTACGTCGCCGCGCACCGGCACGGCACGGCACTCACCGACGACCTCCGCCTCGCGGTCGAGCGCCGAGCAGGCGTGCCGCTGGCGTGGTTCTTTGATCAGTGGCTGCGGCGTCCCGGGTTCGCCGAACTCACGGCGAGTTGGCGGTACGATGCCGCCGCTCACCGCGTGGTACTCGACGTGCGTCAGAGCGAGCGGTTCGGCGCTGTCCGTGCGCCGTTGACGGTGGCGGTGACCGATGCCGCTGGGACCGTGCATCGCGTGACCGTGCAGCTGCCTGCCGATCGCTCCACACAGTTCGTGCTCGACCTTCCGCTCTCGGCGCCGCCGAAGGCGCTGCTGCTCGATCCGGACGTATCGCTGCTCGCCACCATCCGCCTTCCATGAGACGGTCACGGTCGTTCCGCGCGCTTCTGGCCTCGCTGCTCACGCGCTGGCTCGTGAAAAATCGTCTCAGCCTGACGATCGACATCAACGTGTGGCGCGCGCGCCTGCAACAGCGTGCGGAATCGGTTCGCTCACTCCCCGTCGGCACGCGCGTCACCGACGTAGACGAACTTGGAGTGTGCGGGGAATGGATTGTACCGCCCAGTGCGATTTCAGGACGTGTGATCTACTACCTCCACGGCGGCGGCTTCATTGGTTGCTCGCCGTCCACGCACCGGGGAATGGTCGCGCGCATGGCGGCGGAGTCGCAGGCGAGTGCCTTTGTGCTCAAGTATCGCCTGGCGCCAGAGCATCCGTATCCGGCGGCCACCGACGATGCGCTCGCGGGATGGGGCTGGCTGCTCAACAGCGGCGTCGATCCGGCTTCAACAGTCATCGGCGGTGATTCCGCGGGGGGCAACCTCACGCTGTCGTTGCTACTCGCACTGCGCGACGCCGGCGGGCCGCTGCCAGCGGGTGCCGTTGTGCTTTCGCCCTGGACTGATCTCACCAACTCCGTTCCCTCGCGCATCAGCAACAATGTGGCGGATGACATGCTCAAGGCCGAATTCTGCGCGCCGGTGAGTGAGATGTATCGCGCGGGCGCTGACCCACGGGATCCGTTGGTCTCGCCGCTCTTCGGTGACTATGCTGGGATGCCACCGCTCCTCGTCCATGTGAGCGATACTGAAATTTTGCTCGACGATTCGCTGCAGGTGGTCGATAAGGCGCGGGCCGCCGGCGTGCACGTCGAACTCGCGGTGTGGTCGCGTTTGCCGCACGTGTGGCACATTACCGCGCCGTTTGTGCCGGAGGCACGAGAGGCGATTGCGCAGATTGGCGCGTTCGTCAAGCGCACGCTGACGGCCACTCCAGCCGGCGTATAGGGACCAGAAATCGCTAGATGTCGGGACTGGGCGAGGCTGGAAATAGGCACCGGTTACTCCCGAAAACGGAGCCTAACCCTGATGTCTACCCTCCCGAGGCGGTAAATTCAAAGGGGTTCGCGCGTTCCGCCATAGCCCCTCGACCTACGATCCCGAACACCCTATGCGCATGCTTGTGCTCGGCGCCGGACTCCAAGGGTCCGCGTGCGCCTTTGATCTCCTGCAGCAGCCGTCCGTCACCGAAGTACGCCTGGCTGATCGACCCGGTGCGCCGTGGCCCGAGTTCTTGGCGCCGTATGCCAACGATAAACGCCTCGTCCGTGTTGATCTCGACGCCAAAGACAGCGCCGCCGTTGCTGCCGCGATGCACGGCATGACCGCGGCGATGTGCGCGCTCCCGTACTACTTCAATCTCGACATGACCCGCGCGGCGATCGCCGCTGGTGTGCACTTCTCCGATCTGGGCGGCAACACGGAGATTGTGAACCAACAGAAGGCGCTCGCTGGTGAGGCCGCCGCGAAAGGCGTCAGCGTCATTCCGGATTGCGGGCTCGCACCTGGAATGGTGAACATCCTGGCACAGCTCGGCATTTCACGCTGCGATTCGGTGAGCAAGGTCAAAATCTTCGTCGGCGGCCTGCCGCAGGCGCCGGAAGGGCCGCTCAAGTACCAGATCGTGTATTCACTCGAAGGGGTGCTCGACTACTACACGACCCTCTCGTGGGTCGTGCGCGACGGCAAACAGATGCAGGTGAAGGCGCTGTCGGAGATCGAGCCCGTAAAGTTCGACGCCCCCGTGGGCGAGCTCGAAGCGTTCCATACCGCCGGCGGCCTCTCCACGATGGCCGCGCGCTACGAAGGCAAGATCCCGACGATGGAATACAAGACGCTGCGGTACCCGGGACACGCGCACATTATGGAAGCGGTGCGCGAGTTGGGGCTGCTTGAGCTTGAGCCAATCAATGTGAAGGGGCAGATGGTGTCCCCCCGTGATGTGGCGGTGGCGACGATGGGTCCGCGCCTCAAGAAGCCGCGCGGTAAGGATCTCGTGGCGCTACGCGTGGTGGTGGACGGCATCAAGAATGGAAAAGCCGTGTCGCACGAGTGGGAACTCGTCGATCGCTTTGACGAGTCCCGCCGCATTACTGCGATGGAGCGTACCACGGGCTTCTCGCTCGCCATCACGGGACTGATGCAAGCCGAAAAGGCCGCGGGCCCTGTGGGCGTGCACACGCCGGACGAATGTATGCCGGGCGAACGCTACATCGCCGAACTCGCCAAGCGCGGCATCATGATTCGCGAACGCACGGCGTAAACCGCGGCGGGGGCATCCGTCCCGACGGAAGGGTTCGGAAAGTGAAAAGGGCGTCGCTTACGCGACGCCCTTTTTGATACGTACCGCAACTGGGTGGCTTATCGCGTGAAGCCCGCGAGCGTGGCGCCCATGGCATCCATGGCGCTCTTGGCGCGCCAGCGATCAGCCCCGTTGTAAATGAACGAGAACACCAACTGCTCACCGTTGCGCGCCGTGACGTAGCCGCCGAGTGAGGCAACGTCGTTCGTGGTGCCGGTCTTGGCGTGCAAGTTTCCCTTGGCGGGCGTGTACTTCATGCGCCGACGCAGCGTTTCCGTTTCGCCAGCCACCGGCAACGAGGCTTCAAACACCGGCCCCCAGGGCGCACGCTTGGCGTAGCCGAGCAGTTGCACCATCGCGCGCGGCGTAACGCGGTCGAGGGTAGAGAGGCCGCTGCCGTCGGCGGCGAACACGGTTTGCGGCGCAACACTCACCTTCTCGGTGAGAAAACGGTGCAAAAAGATATTGCCGTTCTCCGCTGAGCCGGCCCCGCCAGCGCTGCGCGCGACGTTGCGGAACAGCAGCTCGGCAAAGTGGTTGTTGCTCTCACCGTTCATTTGCGTGACGATTTTCTCCAACGGCGGCGACGGCAGTGACGCGACGCGTGCGGCGCCGGCGGGCGTGGGGCCCATGCGGACGGGGCCGTCGACGACGACGCCGACACCAGCCAGTGCGGCGCGCAGGGCGCCGCTCGCGAACATTTCCGGCGCTTCAAGCACGTATTGGAGGTCGCGCGCCGGGCTTTGTGCGCCGATCCAGCCCACCACGGCAAAGCGTCCAGATGAATCTTGGCGGATGTGAAGGCGACTGCCGCGGCTACCGCGCACGACCTCCACTGAATTCTCTACCGGAACACCAGTCACAGCCGGCAGAAACGAGATTTCTGCGCGTGCACCCTCTGGGCGCACGACGACGGTGATTTTGTTTTCATTGAACGACAGCGCCGATACGCGCGCCGCGTAGGAGGCACCGAGGTAGCGCTTCTTCCACCCGTCAGGAACGTGGCGTTCTTCAAAGGCGGAGGCGTCTCCAATGATCCCACCGCTCACACGGCGCACGCCGGCGGCGGCAATCTGCCGCGCGAGCACGGTCATCGGCGGCTCTGCGCCGTCAACGGGTTTGCCGCCCAACGTTGGATCGCCAGCGCCTTTGAGCACGAGATCGCCGCGTAGCACACCGTCGGATCCAATCGCGCCCGAGCGCATGACTTCCGTCTCAAAACGCCCCGACGCGCCAAAGCGGTCCAGCGCCAGCGAGGAGGTAAAGAGCTTCATGGTGGAGGCCGGCAGCAGCATCGCATCCGGATTACGTCCAAAGAGCGTGTCGCCCCCAGTGAGCGAGACGACGAGCACTCCCCAGTTGCCTCCGCGCATCACACGGTCGAGCATCGCGCCCAGATCAAGCGCGAGTGCCGCACGGCCGGTCGGGGAGGTAAAGTGGATCTCCCCGGTGGCCGCTCCAGCAGCCACGGCAGCCGATGCGCCCGCAACGCGAACCGTGCGCCGTGCCTTGGGCACGGCGGCCTTCACACGTTTCTTCCCGACCGCACGGCTCCGCGGCAGCTCGGCGGCGACGGAGGCACGCATCGCAGCGTACGGCTGCACCGCCTGCGGGGCGGTGACGGGCAACAGCGCAGAGACGAGGAGAGAAAGAAGCACGAGCCTCAAACTTTGAAGATGATATTTTTGCGCCAGAGCGCCCACAGAATGGCGTACCAGAACAGCACGAACGTGAGCGCAAAAGCCAACGACGCATTCTGCGGTTCGAGCCACGAATGGAACATGGTCTCATACACCACAGACTGCACCGACACGGTCTTTCCCTGATATTCGACCTTCCACAGGGAATAGATAAGCCGCGCCATCGCCCCAGAGCCCACAAAGGCGATGATCGGGTTCACTCCATAGATGACGAACGGACGGGTCCACCACGTAACACGTTGAACGTCAATTATCCAAGAAATCGTCGCAATGGCCACACAGGCCATTCCGGCCGTGAATAGCACGTACGAACTGGTCCAGAGGCTCTTGTTGATCGGAAACGACCAATGCCACATCAAACCGGCCACCACTGCGAGCGCGCCGGCGGCAAATAGGCCGTTGAGCCGCTCGGTCAGTGGGCGGTCGCTCCCAATCCAACGCCCAGTAAATACGCCCAGCATGGCTGTGCCGATGGCTGGGAGGGTGGAGAAGGGGCCCTCAGGGTCCCAGGTCTTGCTGGTCACCCAGAGGTGGCCGTCGAGCAGGAACCGGTCGAGCCAGGCCGCAAGCGTACGAGAGGGGGCATTGAGCAGATTGGCGCCAATCCCACCGTCTGCCCCAGGCACGGGGAGCAGGGTCATGGCAAACCAGTAGCCGTACAGCAGCGCCACCAACACCATCACCTGCTGTTTGAGCGTCCCCCGCATGGTGATCAATGCCGAAAGTGCGTACGCCACACCGATCCGCTGGAGCACCCCGGGGATCCGCAGGTGTACCCACCGATCGAGCTGGTAAAACGGAAAGGCGCCCAGCAGGAGCCCAAAAAGCACGATCATCGCGCCGCGGCGTACAATCTGGCGCTGGAGCGCCCCTTCATCGGCGCCCTGCGCTCGGCGGGACGACAATGACAGATGCGTCGTGATGCCGGCAATAAAGAGAAAAAATGGGAAAATGAGATCGGTGGGGGTCCACCCGTTCCAGTCTGCGTGCTCGAGCGGCGGATAGATGGCGCCCCACGTGCCCGGATTGTTGACCAGCAACATGGACGCGACAGTCATGCCTCGAAAAACATCGAGCGCCACGAGCCGCTCGCGACGGGGTTCCAGGCTCACCGGGTTCTCGCTCGTCTGAAGGGGATGGTTGGACATTCTACCGCACGCTCGCTGGGTTGGCCACCAACGCGTGGCCGCGCCGTGAGCGCTCCATCAAGTCCGAACCTGCGCGCCTTTTTCGGAATCGGCGCCACTCGCCGACCACTTAAAGAACACGAACGACGCGACGCCAACAAAAAACAGACCGCCCGGAATCCACATAATCAGTCCGCCCAACTGCTGATCCGCCAGCGGCGTGAAGCCCCAAATGCGCGGGGCCGCGCTGTACGCCGGGTAGAGCGTGTGGTCGGCCATCGTGATGTACACGGCCACCACCGACATCGGAATGGTCATCAGAAAACTGTAGAGCATTTGCCCCGGAAACGAGAGGCGCGGCAGCTCCGGCAACGGACTGAGCAGCGGCCACCACATAATGGTCGCCGAGATGAGCATCGTGAGGTGCTGCGCGATGTGCACGGGATGGTAGGTCATCGCCGTGTTGTACATCGGTGGCAGATGCCAGAACGCCATTGTCAAATTGAAAATGGCGAACGCGGCTCGCCCGCCGCTTACACGCGTCGCGATGGTGCGCACCCCCGGCAGGTCGAGCGCCGGCCGCAGCATCCAGCCCGGCGTCCCGTAGAGCAGGAGCGGAGGCACCATGAGAGCGAGAATCAGGTGCTGCACCATATGCGCACTGAACAGGTAATAGTCGCTGAGGTCGTGGAGCGGACCATTCAGCGTCACAAACATCACCAGCAGCCCAAGCGTGAACGACGCACGGCGTCCCACCGACGGACCAGCGGTCTCGTCCGCGCTCGCGCCACCGCGGGCGTGCACGCGCAACCGCCACTCGTACAGCACCTGTAGCGCCGCCAGTCCGATGACGGTGCTCCAGTGCACGCTAAAGTCCTGCCAACTCAGGCGCGCGGCGGGGTGCAGCAGGAGGTACACGATTGGCATGGGGTGAAATCTAGGCGAAAAACAAACGGGCGCCGCCCCGAGAGGCGGCGCCCGCTGAAACCCTGCGTTGCCGTGGGGTTACAGGGAGAACTTTCCAAACAGGAACATCAGCGCCGTCAGCGTGCAAATGGCGATGATCAGCGGCCCGGTGAAGAGCGCCTTGAAGAGCTTGTGGTCGTAGCGCAGGTGCATGTAAAACAGCACGACGATCGCGAACTTCACCGCCGACATGATGAGCAGCGTCGGGACAAACAGCGGGGAGTCCTTGAACGGCGTGTAGTACACCCACACTTCCACCACCGTGATGAGCGTGAGGATGAGCGCCACCCACTTGTACTGCTTCCACGTGGGATGCTCGTGCGCGTGGTCGGCGTGTTCGCGGTCGGTCATGCGCGGGTCCCCTACTTGATAAGGTAAACGAGCGTGAAGATCGCGATCCAGACGACGTCCACGAAGTGCCAGTACAGCGCGCAGATGTCCACCAGCACGGTGTCTTTCTTCGTGAGGCCACGCGAATAGTCCATCGCGAACAACGTCAGGATCCAGAGCACGCCAACGGTGACGTGGGCGCCGTGGAAGCCGGTGAGCGTAAAGAACGACGAGCCAAACAAGTTCGTACGGATCGTGAGCCCCTCGTGCACGAACGACGTGAACTCGTACGCCTGAAAACCGAGGAATGTCGCGCCGGCAATGGCCGTGGCCATCAGCCAGAACTTGGAGTTGCCGCGGATGTTGTTGGCATACGCCGGATTGTCCTTGTTCTCCACGGCTTCGAGCGCGAGCACCATGAAGAGTGAGGACATCAGGAGCACGAACGTCGAGGCCGAGGTGACCGGGATGTTCAGGATAGGTGCGAACAGCTGTCCCGACGGGCTCGTCCACGCCTCGTGCGGGAAGGGGCCGACCACGGAGCGCCCCTTGTAAATCAGGTACGTGGAAATGAGCGCAATGAACAGCATGCACTCCGAGCCGATAAACGCCCAGATCGCAATCTTCTTGTGATCGAGGCCGGTCGTCGTGTAGTGCACGTGTTCGTGCGCGGATTCTGCAGCGTGAGCGTTAGCCACTGGGTCTGGTCTCCGGTTACTCGAGCGGGCTGGTGAGCCAGGCGTAGAGCGACCCGATGAGCAGCGCGCCGCCGCCGATCGTGGTCGTCATGGCCAGCGCGAACTTGTCGGCGTGCATGAACAGCAGGCCGGCGAACATAATGACGAGCCCCAGCGCGGTGAACAGCGGCTTCAGCGTGGAGAACGGCATGGGAATACCGAGCTCGGCCGCGGTCTTGCCGCCCGTCTCTTCGTGCATCGGCGAGGCGTGCGCCTCAGCGACGGTCGCGGCGTCGGGGGACGCATGCGAAATATCGGACGTCATCTCCGGGTGCTTCAAATCCCAGAGCGGATAGCGCGACGTGACCGTCGGAATCTGCGCAAAGTTGTAATCCGGCGGCGGCGACGGAATCGACCACTCAAGCGTACCGGCACCCCACGCGTCGTTCGGGGCTACGGCGCCACCCTTGCGGCTCTTCAGGAAGTTGATGACAAAGACCAACGTGGCAATGATCAGCAGCACCGTGCCGATGGTCGACGCCATGTTGAACTTTTCCCAGCCCTGGCCGGCATCATACGAATAGATGCGGCGCGGCATGCCGAGCATGCCGCTGAAGTGC from Gemmatimonadota bacterium carries:
- a CDS encoding M1 family metallopeptidase, whose product is MIRALFGALVMAWSAPVAAQQRAFDVLDYNITLDLPDAGKTIDGVAVLSVRRVLRADTLVLDLLDLRVRTVRVGAASVAFVQTEGHVRIPLSGAVGDTLLVTVSYSGVPVDGLIIGTDSAGRWMAFGDNWPNRARHWIPSVDHPSDKATVTWTVRAPSALRVVANGQLLEETPLPQPRDPDGSSGRSMARTLTRWREAQPIATYLMVIAAAPLARYDLGPTACGLAEIGGCVPQSVYVAPEQRAILPGEFARAGDIVTYFGRLVGPFGYEKLAHLQSSTRFGGMENASAIFYADAIFRRRGADVGLIAHETAHQWFGDLVTEREWAHVWLSEGFATYFAALYRGHAFGDSARVGDMRRTRAEIVAAPEVVVRPVIDTAQTDLLALLNTNSYQKGGWVLHMLRGIVGDSAFFGGIRDYVAAHRHGTALTDDLRLAVERRAGVPLAWFFDQWLRRPGFAELTASWRYDAAAHRVVLDVRQSERFGAVRAPLTVAVTDAAGTVHRVTVQLPADRSTQFVLDLPLSAPPKALLLDPDVSLLATIRLP
- a CDS encoding saccharopine dehydrogenase NADP-binding domain-containing protein is translated as MRMLVLGAGLQGSACAFDLLQQPSVTEVRLADRPGAPWPEFLAPYANDKRLVRVDLDAKDSAAVAAAMHGMTAAMCALPYYFNLDMTRAAIAAGVHFSDLGGNTEIVNQQKALAGEAAAKGVSVIPDCGLAPGMVNILAQLGISRCDSVSKVKIFVGGLPQAPEGPLKYQIVYSLEGVLDYYTTLSWVVRDGKQMQVKALSEIEPVKFDAPVGELEAFHTAGGLSTMAARYEGKIPTMEYKTLRYPGHAHIMEAVRELGLLELEPINVKGQMVSPRDVAVATMGPRLKKPRGKDLVALRVVVDGIKNGKAVSHEWELVDRFDESRRITAMERTTGFSLAITGLMQAEKAAGPVGVHTPDECMPGERYIAELAKRGIMIRERTA
- a CDS encoding cytochrome C oxidase subunit IV family protein, giving the protein MTDREHADHAHEHPTWKQYKWVALILTLITVVEVWVYYTPFKDSPLFVPTLLIMSAVKFAIVVLFYMHLRYDHKLFKALFTGPLIIAICTLTALMFLFGKFSL
- a CDS encoding alpha/beta hydrolase; translated protein: MRRSRSFRALLASLLTRWLVKNRLSLTIDINVWRARLQQRAESVRSLPVGTRVTDVDELGVCGEWIVPPSAISGRVIYYLHGGGFIGCSPSTHRGMVARMAAESQASAFVLKYRLAPEHPYPAATDDALAGWGWLLNSGVDPASTVIGGDSAGGNLTLSLLLALRDAGGPLPAGAVVLSPWTDLTNSVPSRISNNVADDMLKAEFCAPVSEMYRAGADPRDPLVSPLFGDYAGMPPLLVHVSDTEILLDDSLQVVDKARAAGVHVELAVWSRLPHVWHITAPFVPEAREAIAQIGAFVKRTLTATPAGV
- a CDS encoding serine/threonine-protein kinase, which produces MSTRCPACGTLYGGEAKFCTKDGTRLIPFGPPPVAPPTAAPGADARVTAPRAPTPEIGQRPVLTHANLAGQVLEGRYRIVKKIGEGGMSYVYLAHDVSTNERYAIKVLSPALSTDENAMARLRREAALGIRLAHPNVCHIVRMGETEDRLVYVVMPFVEGEILADRNNRIGLLPLPMVVTFISQIASGLQVAHELKIIHRDLKPENIMVCTRADGTEYAVVMDFGLAKERKAGGELEKLTATGIILGTPEFMSPEQLRGKPLDARTDIYSLALMTYEMLTGKLPFEGRTQQEMMIARLRNDPIPLRERRPGMDFPDAVERVLLKGMARNADDRYARSVEFAEALEAAANGGVGVLDRLFGR
- a CDS encoding diguanylate cyclase, encoding MASGKRVLVADDNLSELGTMRAVLQEAGFDVVAVAARVELYEALESTPVDVLLLSISMAGASDLQLLKELKSDRRWSDTPVMMVSDLATDDVTELTFGLGAADFLRRPLGPRELVARVQAQLRLQRMLSMSKHALVRAEEEMVRAREDAESRRKVVDILHEVTGDLTSDEIYHILARRVARTLKLSRCSVILAKPGDTVGVVATAFDNPSLRNFEIHLDRYPEIMAALAHGTPVLVEDVQSNPLYVDIRREWASNGTQVPVRSVIALPFTIGTVQAGVFFLRRMVDEEPLTKEDVAFADSVIKAAVAAIHRAQLIETTKADNARLEVLAHTDPLTQVLNRRALTARLAAELERARRYDSSVSLLMVDLDHFKRINDTLGHLAGDDMLREIAAMLQESIRSVDVVARYGGEEFVVVLPETNAAGAVAFAERLRERIASMIFAEAYGGARVTVSIGVAAYTAPGVPSIDALFGLADEALYRAKADGRNKVCQ
- a CDS encoding cytochrome c oxidase assembly protein gives rise to the protein MPIVYLLLHPAARLSWQDFSVHWSTVIGLAALQVLYEWRLRVHARGGASADETAGPSVGRRASFTLGLLVMFVTLNGPLHDLSDYYLFSAHMVQHLILALMVPPLLLYGTPGWMLRPALDLPGVRTIATRVSGGRAAFAIFNLTMAFWHLPPMYNTAMTYHPVHIAQHLTMLISATIMWWPLLSPLPELPRLSFPGQMLYSFLMTIPMSVVAVYITMADHTLYPAYSAAPRIWGFTPLADQQLGGLIMWIPGGLFFVGVASFVFFKWSASGADSEKGAQVRT
- a CDS encoding DUF5009 domain-containing protein, producing the protein MSLEPRRERLVALDVFRGMTVASMLLVNNPGTWGAIYPPLEHADWNGWTPTDLIFPFFLFIAGITTHLSLSSRRAQGADEGALQRQIVRRGAMIVLFGLLLGAFPFYQLDRWVHLRIPGVLQRIGVAYALSALITMRGTLKQQVMVLVALLYGYWFAMTLLPVPGADGGIGANLLNAPSRTLAAWLDRFLLDGHLWVTSKTWDPEGPFSTLPAIGTAMLGVFTGRWIGSDRPLTERLNGLFAAGALAVVAGLMWHWSFPINKSLWTSSYVLFTAGMACVAIATISWIIDVQRVTWWTRPFVIYGVNPIIAFVGSGAMARLIYSLWKVEYQGKTVSVQSVVYETMFHSWLEPQNASLAFALTFVLFWYAILWALWRKNIIFKV
- the dacB gene encoding D-alanyl-D-alanine carboxypeptidase/D-alanyl-D-alanine-endopeptidase; its protein translation is MLLSLLVSALLPVTAPQAVQPYAAMRASVAAELPRSRAVGKKRVKAAVPKARRTVRVAGASAAVAAGAATGEIHFTSPTGRAALALDLGAMLDRVMRGGNWGVLVVSLTGGDTLFGRNPDAMLLPASTMKLFTSSLALDRFGASGRFETEVMRSGAIGSDGVLRGDLVLKGAGDPTLGGKPVDGAEPPMTVLARQIAAAGVRRVSGGIIGDASAFEERHVPDGWKKRYLGASYAARVSALSFNENKITVVVRPEGARAEISFLPAVTGVPVENSVEVVRGSRGSRLHIRQDSSGRFAVVGWIGAQSPARDLQYVLEAPEMFASGALRAALAGVGVVVDGPVRMGPTPAGAARVASLPSPPLEKIVTQMNGESNNHFAELLFRNVARSAGGAGSAENGNIFLHRFLTEKVSVAPQTVFAADGSGLSTLDRVTPRAMVQLLGYAKRAPWGPVFEASLPVAGETETLRRRMKYTPAKGNLHAKTGTTNDVASLGGYVTARNGEQLVFSFIYNGADRWRAKSAMDAMGATLAGFTR
- a CDS encoding cytochrome c oxidase subunit 3 is translated as MANAHAAESAHEHVHYTTTGLDHKKIAIWAFIGSECMLFIALISTYLIYKGRSVVGPFPHEAWTSPSGQLFAPILNIPVTSASTFVLLMSSLFMVLALEAVENKDNPAYANNIRGNSKFWLMATAIAGATFLGFQAYEFTSFVHEGLTIRTNLFGSSFFTLTGFHGAHVTVGVLWILTLFAMDYSRGLTKKDTVLVDICALYWHFVDVVWIAIFTLVYLIK